One Streptomyces dangxiongensis genomic window, GTGGACGTCTTCCAGACGGGCTCGGGGACCTCGTCCAACATGAACACCAACGAGGTCGTCGCGACGCTGGCGACCGAACGGCTCGGCCGGGACGTGCATCCCAACGACCACGTGAACGCCTCGCAGTCGTCCAACGACGTCTTCCCGTCCTCCCTGCACATCGCCGCCACCTCGGCCGTCACCCGCGACCTGATCCCGGCCCTGGAGCACCTCGCCGCGTCCCTGGAGCGCAAGTCCGGGGAGTTCGCGGACGTGGTGAAGTCGGGGCGCACCCATCTCATGGACGCGACGCCGGTGACGCTCGGTCAGGAGTTCGGCGGGTACGCGGCCCAGGTGCGGTACGGCGTCGAGCGGCTGCGGGCCTCGCTGCCCCGGCTGGCGGAACTGCCGCTGGGCGGCACGGCGGTCGGCACCGGCATCAACACCCCGCCCGGGTTCTCCGCCGCGGTCATCGAGGAGGTGGCCCGGGTCACCGGGCTGCCGCTGACCGAGGCGCGCGATCACTTCGAGGCGCAGGGCGCCCGGGACGGGGTCGTGGAGACCAGCGGGCAGTTGCGGACGATCGCGGTCGGCCTGACGAAGATCGCCAACGATCTGCGCTGGATGTCGTCCGGGCCGCGCACCGGTCTGGCCGAGATCCGGCTGCCCGACCTCCAGCCCGGCTCCTCGATCATGCCGGGGAAGGTCAACCCGGTCGTCCCCGAGGCCGTGCTGATGGTCGCCGCGCAGGTCATCGGCAACGACGTCACCATCACGACCGCCGGGGCCGCCGGGAACTTCGAGTTGAACGTGATGCTCCCGGTCATCGCCAAGAACGTCCTGGAGTCGATCCGGCTGCTCGCCAACGCGTCGCGGCTGCTGGCCGACCGTACGGTCGACGGCATCACCGCGGACCGCGAACGCACCCGCGAGTACGCCGAGTCCTCGCCGTCCGTGGTGACCCCGCTGAACAAGTACATCGGCTACGAGGAGGCCGCGAAGGTCGCCAAGAGGTCCCTCGCCGAACGCAGGACGATCCGCGAAGTCGTCCTGGATGGCGGGTACGTGGAGCGCGGCGACCTCACGCTGGAGCAGCTCGACGAGGCGCTGGACGTCCTGCGGATGACGCGCCCGTGACCGCGGGCGAACGTTTCCGGCCACGGCCGTACCACCGTGACATGCACCGCAGCGTCCCGTGACCGCGGCACCTAATATCTGTGCATGGCGGACGACGGAGCGATGACACGAGCGGCGGCGGAACCTGCGGCGTACTGGGCGCCCGGGACGCAGATCCTGTGGCGTTACCGGGAGAACGCCGGCGAGCACGTGCACATCGCCCGGCCCGTCACCGTCGTACGGGACGACGCGGAACTCCTCGCGGTGTGGCTGGCCCCCGGCACCGAGTGCGTGAAGCCGGTGCTGGCGGACGGTACGCCCGTGCACCTGGAGCCGCTGGAATCCCGCTACACCAAGGCGCGTACGGTCCAGCGCGACCGCTGGTTCGGCACGGGCGTGCTCAAGCTGGCCCAGCCCGGCCGGCCGTGGTCGGTGTGGCTGTTCTGGGATCCGGGCTGGCGGTTCAAGAACTGGTACGTGAACCTGGAGCAGCCGCTGGCCCGCTGGGCGCGCGGGGTGGACTCCGAGGACCACTTCCTGGACATCTCCGTGCACGCGGACCGCGATTGGCACTGGCGGGACGAGGACGAGTTCGCGCAGGCCCAGCGCGACGGGCTGATGGACGCGGAGACCGCCGAGCGGGTGCGGGCGGCCGGCCGGCAGGCGGTCGAGGTGATCCGAGCCTGGGGGGCGCCGTTCTCGGACGGCTGGGAGCACTGGCGCCCGGACCCGTCCTGGGCGGTACCTTCTCTCCCCGAGGACTGGGACCGTACACCCGCGCACGTGTCCTCATGAGACCCTTGATGCGCCCCCCGGCAAGAAACGTAGGATCGTCCTCCGCAAGGGCGCACGACAGCAACTCCCGGAGCAATCGCCGGGTCTGACCGAACGTCACCGAGGGGCGGCAGGACGTGAGCGAGGGGCACCACGGCACCACGGCGAGGACCTGCGGCGACACCGCCGCGGGCCGCGCAGACCTCGCCGCCGGCACAGGTACCACCCCCGACCACGCGGGAATTCCGTTCCTGGGGCACGTATTGCGGGTATCGGAATTTCGGCGGGTCCAACTGCCCTTGGCCCCGGACGGATGGATGCGACACGCGTGACGGAGCAGCCCACCTCCTTCGAACGCCCCCAGCCGGGCGTCGACCCCGCGGAGCGCCGCGGGGCACTCCTGCGTTCCCCGGAGCCCCTCGGCGCCCCGGCGTTACCGGTGCAGGCCCGGGCCGACGGATCGCCGTCCGCCGCGGGCACGGCCACGCCCTGCGGCAAGGGACAGGACGGCAAGGGGAAGGAGCCCCCAGTCAACGGCCCCGAGCATTCCCAGCCCGCCACCGCCGAGCCCGGCGCCCATCGCCCGCGGCCCGCGCCGGAGGCCATCCCGGCGCAGCCCGGCGCCGAGCAGGAGCGGACACCGGCCGCTGAGGAGCGTCGTACCGGACGGGGACTGCCGCCGGGGCGGCCGATGCCGATGCGGCGGGACGGGGACCGGCTGCGCTTCGTGGGCGCGGCCACCCGGCGGATCGCCCGCGGACTCGACCTGGACGAGATCGTGATGGGCCTGTGCCGGGCCACCGTGCCGACGTTCTCCGACGCCATCCTGGTCTATCTGCGCGACCCGCTGCCGGTCGGTGACGAGCGGCCCACGGGCCCGGTGGTGCTGCGGCTGCGCCGTACCGACCGGATCCCGGAGGAGCGGGACACCGAGGGGGCGCTGCTGCCGCCCGCGTTCGATCCGGAGCCGGAGCCGACCGCGCTGGCGGAGCTGTCGTCGCTGACGACCGAGCTGTGCGAGGTGCGGCCGGGCGGTGCGCTGAACGAGGTGCTGCGCGGGGTGCGCCCGGTGTTCGCGGACGCGCCCGCCGCCCGGGCCGCGCTGCCGGAGCTGCTCGGTGAGGGCGGCGAGGCGATCGTGCCGGGCGGGCAGCGCGCGATCCTCGCGCCGCTGCGCGGCCGGCGCCGGGTGATCGGCGCGGCCCTGTTCCTGCGCCGCCCGGACCGGTTCGCGTTCGAGGCGGACGACCTGCTGGTGGCGGCGCAGTTGGCCACCCACAGCGCGCTCGGCATCGACAAGGCGGTGCTGTACGGCCGTGAGGCGTACATCGCCGACGAGCTCCAGCGCACCATGCTGCCCGAGACCCTGCCCCGCCCGACCGGCGTGCGGCTGGCCTCCCGGTATCTGCCGGCGGCGGAGACCGCGCGGGTCGGCGGCGACTGGTACGACGCGATCCCGCTGCCCGGCAGCCGGGTCGCGCTGGTCGTCGGCGACGTGATGGGGCACTCCATGACCTCGGCGGCGATCATGGGCCAGCTCCGGACGACGGCGCAGACCCTGGCCGGTCTCGACCTGCCCCCGCAGGAGGTGCTGCACCACCTGGACGAACAGGCGCAGCGGCTGGGCACCGACCGCATGGCGACCTGTCTGTACGCGGTCTACGACCCGGTCACGCACCGCATCACCATCGCCAACGCCGGTCATCCGCCGCCCGTGCTGCTGCACCTGGGCGGGCGCGCCGAGGTGCTGCGGGTGCCGCCGGGCGCGCCGATCGGTGTCGGCGGGGTGGACTTCGAGGCGGTCGAGCTGGATGCGCCGGCGGGCGCGACCCTGCTGCTGTACACCGACGGGCTGGTGGAGTCCCGGCTGCGGGACGTGTGGACCGGCATAGAGCAGCTTCGGGAGAAGCTGGCCGCGACCGCTCAGTTGACCGGCCCGGACCATCCGCCGCCGCTGGAAGCGCTGTGCGACGAGGTGCTCGACATGCTCGGCCCGGGCGACCGGGACGACGACATCGCGCTGCTCGCCGCCCGCTTCGACG contains:
- a CDS encoding class II fumarate hydratase, with the translated sequence MTSEEPQYRIEHDSMGEVRVPAHAKWRAQTQRAVENFPVSGQRIERAHIEALARIKAAAAKVNAELGVLDKEVAEAIQEAAGEVAEGRWDEHFPVDVFQTGSGTSSNMNTNEVVATLATERLGRDVHPNDHVNASQSSNDVFPSSLHIAATSAVTRDLIPALEHLAASLERKSGEFADVVKSGRTHLMDATPVTLGQEFGGYAAQVRYGVERLRASLPRLAELPLGGTAVGTGINTPPGFSAAVIEEVARVTGLPLTEARDHFEAQGARDGVVETSGQLRTIAVGLTKIANDLRWMSSGPRTGLAEIRLPDLQPGSSIMPGKVNPVVPEAVLMVAAQVIGNDVTITTAGAAGNFELNVMLPVIAKNVLESIRLLANASRLLADRTVDGITADRERTREYAESSPSVVTPLNKYIGYEEAAKVAKRSLAERRTIREVVLDGGYVERGDLTLEQLDEALDVLRMTRP
- the fomD gene encoding cytidylyl-2-hydroxypropylphosphonate hydrolase: MADDGAMTRAAAEPAAYWAPGTQILWRYRENAGEHVHIARPVTVVRDDAELLAVWLAPGTECVKPVLADGTPVHLEPLESRYTKARTVQRDRWFGTGVLKLAQPGRPWSVWLFWDPGWRFKNWYVNLEQPLARWARGVDSEDHFLDISVHADRDWHWRDEDEFAQAQRDGLMDAETAERVRAAGRQAVEVIRAWGAPFSDGWEHWRPDPSWAVPSLPEDWDRTPAHVSS
- a CDS encoding ATP-binding SpoIIE family protein phosphatase; this encodes MTEQPTSFERPQPGVDPAERRGALLRSPEPLGAPALPVQARADGSPSAAGTATPCGKGQDGKGKEPPVNGPEHSQPATAEPGAHRPRPAPEAIPAQPGAEQERTPAAEERRTGRGLPPGRPMPMRRDGDRLRFVGAATRRIARGLDLDEIVMGLCRATVPTFSDAILVYLRDPLPVGDERPTGPVVLRLRRTDRIPEERDTEGALLPPAFDPEPEPTALAELSSLTTELCEVRPGGALNEVLRGVRPVFADAPAARAALPELLGEGGEAIVPGGQRAILAPLRGRRRVIGAALFLRRPDRFAFEADDLLVAAQLATHSALGIDKAVLYGREAYIADELQRTMLPETLPRPTGVRLASRYLPAAETARVGGDWYDAIPLPGSRVALVVGDVMGHSMTSAAIMGQLRTTAQTLAGLDLPPQEVLHHLDEQAQRLGTDRMATCLYAVYDPVTHRITIANAGHPPPVLLHLGGRAEVLRVPPGAPIGVGGVDFEAVELDAPAGATLLLYTDGLVESRLRDVWTGIEQLREKLAATAQLTGPDHPPPLEALCDEVLDMLGPGDRDDDIALLAARFDGIAPSDVAYWTLQPEDSAPGQARRLARRALSRWDLEDLTDSVELLVSEVVTNAVRYASRPVTLRLLRTDVLRCEVGDDVPQLPRLRQARATDEDGRGLYLVNRLARRWGATRLSTGKVVWFELNRS